Proteins from one Deinococcus fonticola genomic window:
- the minC gene encoding septum site-determining protein MinC, which yields MKLRGTFGGLNILLEPGDTPASVKRALTLQAERLSDSVTIEISGDTHPGALEVAMNEVRASGGTLGRVRAPRVTVNAGSSPAEPEPAALPEEQTVIIPHTVRAGFRGDYQGSVVVLGDVNPGAELVAKGDVIVTGALRGLAHAGFGGHEHAIVWGRPIASPQIRIGDALARSPEGNSNMKKMEGNERAERAFLRDGQIVIDAQR from the coding sequence ATGAAGCTTCGCGGCACGTTCGGTGGCCTGAATATCCTGCTGGAACCGGGCGACACGCCCGCCAGCGTCAAGCGTGCCCTGACCCTTCAGGCCGAGCGGCTGTCGGACAGCGTGACCATCGAAATCAGCGGGGACACCCACCCGGGGGCGCTGGAAGTCGCCATGAACGAGGTGCGGGCGAGCGGCGGCACGCTGGGGCGCGTGCGGGCTCCACGTGTCACCGTGAATGCCGGGAGCAGCCCGGCGGAACCGGAGCCTGCCGCCCTTCCCGAAGAGCAGACCGTGATCATTCCGCACACCGTGCGGGCCGGTTTTCGCGGCGATTACCAGGGCAGCGTGGTAGTGCTGGGAGACGTGAACCCCGGCGCAGAACTGGTGGCCAAAGGCGACGTGATCGTCACGGGAGCCCTGCGCGGCCTGGCGCACGCCGGCTTCGGCGGGCACGAGCATGCCATCGTGTGGGGGCGGCCCATTGCCAGCCCGCAGATTCGCATCGGCGACGCGCTGGCCCGCTCGCCGGAAGGCAACAGCAACATGAAGAAAATGGAAGGCAACGAACGCGCCGAACGGGCTTTCCTGCGCGACGGCCAGATCGTCATCGACGCGCAGCGCTGA
- a CDS encoding NAD(P)-dependent oxidoreductase, which yields MTTTAFIGLGAMGFPMAAHLARQAQQQGGAALVWNRTSGKSEAHAAQYGTVAASLPEIAQADLLFTCLPTSAEVDEVMAQLTPHLKRGLIWVDCTSGHPDAARRQQAQLAERGVSFLDAPVSGGTGGAEAGTLTVMLGGPAGEVEAVRPHLAFAGKAVHVGDTGAGFAVKAINNVLLAVNLWAAGEGLAALARHDVNVSAALEVINASSGRSNASQNLIPQRVVTREFPCTFALGLLAKDCGIAVDVVNGVGGSTPLLAQTAALFRAAATAIGAGEDHTAALKLIEQMNAQEIK from the coding sequence ATGACGACCACTGCATTCATCGGATTAGGCGCAATGGGCTTTCCCATGGCCGCTCACCTGGCGCGGCAGGCCCAGCAGCAGGGGGGGGCTGCCCTGGTCTGGAACCGCACGTCCGGCAAAAGCGAGGCCCACGCCGCGCAGTACGGCACAGTGGCCGCCAGCCTGCCCGAAATTGCCCAGGCCGACCTGCTCTTTACCTGCCTGCCCACCAGCGCCGAGGTGGACGAGGTCATGGCGCAGCTGACCCCCCACCTGAAACGCGGCCTGATCTGGGTGGACTGCACCAGCGGTCATCCGGACGCTGCCCGTCGCCAGCAGGCGCAGCTGGCCGAGCGGGGCGTGAGCTTCCTGGATGCCCCGGTCAGCGGCGGCACCGGCGGCGCGGAGGCTGGAACATTGACGGTGATGCTGGGCGGCCCCGCCGGGGAGGTCGAGGCTGTGCGGCCCCACCTGGCATTTGCCGGAAAGGCCGTGCATGTGGGCGATACCGGCGCGGGCTTCGCGGTGAAAGCCATCAACAACGTTCTGCTGGCCGTGAACCTGTGGGCGGCCGGCGAGGGCCTGGCCGCGCTGGCCCGCCATGACGTGAACGTCAGCGCCGCGCTGGAGGTCATCAACGCCAGCAGCGGGCGCAGCAACGCCAGCCAGAACCTGATTCCGCAGCGCGTGGTCACGCGCGAGTTCCCCTGCACCTTCGCGCTGGGCCTGCTCGCCAAGGACTGCGGCATCGCCGTGGATGTCGTGAATGGGGTGGGGGGAAGCACCCCGCTGCTGGCCCAGACGGCAGCCCTTTTCCGCGCCGCCGCCACCGCCATCGGGGCTGGGGAAGACCACACCGCCGCCCTGAAACTGATCGAGCAGATGAATGCACAGGAGATCAAATGA
- a CDS encoding glycoside hydrolase family 3 protein, translated as MTNLPEVSAGALVMVDIPGPVLDADTAAHLKRWGIRSVCLFGKNVESPQQLRQLCVDLREVMGSHALIALDHEGGAIIRPTFWPFVPSAMSLGAADDVNLTEEMNAVLARQLRSVGINWNFAPVLDVNVNPANPVIGERAFGADAALVSRHGAAALRGHHREGVAACVKHFPGHGDTALDSHHDLPQVAKTRAELERGELRPFRENLPLTPAVMTAHIVYPAFDAAHPATLSPAVLGGLLREEWGYGGVIVTDSMGMKAIDDHYGRGEAGVLALRAGADLVMALGRLEAQEATLQAIQAALPTLDVQASVQRLENLAQRYPSVPDAVVDTAADTAACVDAWARGLTAYRDPVAPAPGSEVVLVAHRTPQRETVSEAAADADTLARELGQVYDVQLVAFEQPEDIDWPGLKAWGRPVILATTFRHRQPAFRDVAPDLHLALYNPYAVLDVDAPAVITYGFRPEARTALLDWLRGHRTLAGQRPF; from the coding sequence GTGACCAACTTGCCTGAAGTTTCCGCCGGGGCGCTCGTAATGGTGGACATTCCCGGCCCGGTGCTGGACGCCGACACTGCCGCGCATCTGAAACGCTGGGGCATTCGCAGCGTGTGCCTGTTCGGAAAGAACGTGGAGTCGCCGCAGCAGTTGCGGCAACTCTGCGTCGATCTGCGTGAAGTGATGGGTTCGCACGCGCTGATCGCGCTGGACCACGAGGGAGGCGCGATCATTCGCCCGACCTTCTGGCCCTTCGTGCCCAGCGCCATGAGCCTGGGCGCGGCCGACGACGTGAACCTGACCGAGGAGATGAACGCGGTGCTGGCGCGGCAACTGCGCTCGGTGGGCATCAACTGGAATTTCGCTCCGGTGCTGGACGTGAACGTGAACCCGGCCAACCCGGTGATCGGCGAGCGGGCCTTCGGGGCGGACGCGGCGCTGGTCAGTCGGCACGGAGCGGCGGCCCTGCGCGGGCATCACCGGGAAGGCGTGGCCGCGTGCGTGAAGCACTTTCCAGGTCACGGCGACACCGCGCTGGACAGCCACCACGACCTGCCGCAGGTGGCGAAAACCCGCGCCGAACTGGAGCGCGGCGAGTTGCGGCCCTTCCGCGAGAACCTGCCGCTGACGCCCGCGGTGATGACCGCCCACATCGTTTACCCGGCGTTCGATGCCGCGCATCCGGCGACCCTCTCGCCCGCCGTGCTCGGGGGCCTGCTGCGGGAAGAGTGGGGCTACGGCGGCGTGATCGTGACCGACAGCATGGGCATGAAAGCCATCGACGACCACTACGGGCGCGGCGAGGCGGGCGTCCTGGCGCTGAGGGCCGGCGCCGACCTGGTGATGGCGCTGGGCCGCCTTGAAGCGCAGGAGGCGACCCTGCAGGCCATCCAGGCTGCGCTGCCCACGCTGGACGTGCAGGCCAGCGTACAGCGGCTGGAGAACCTGGCGCAGCGTTATCCGTCGGTTCCGGATGCAGTGGTGGATACAGCAGCTGACACCGCCGCCTGCGTGGATGCCTGGGCACGCGGCCTGACCGCTTACCGCGATCCTGTGGCCCCCGCGCCCGGTTCAGAAGTGGTGCTGGTGGCCCACCGCACCCCGCAGCGCGAAACGGTCAGCGAGGCCGCCGCCGATGCCGACACCCTGGCGCGGGAACTGGGCCAGGTGTACGACGTGCAGCTGGTGGCCTTCGAGCAACCGGAGGACATCGACTGGCCGGGCCTGAAAGCGTGGGGCCGGCCAGTCATTCTGGCGACCACCTTCCGCCACCGCCAGCCCGCCTTCAGGGACGTGGCGCCTGACCTGCACCTGGCGCTGTACAACCCTTACGCCGTGCTGGACGTGGACGCGCCGGCCGTCATCACCTACGGCTTTCGCCCCGAGGCCAGAACGGCCCTGCTGGACTGGCTCAGGGGCCACCGAACCCTGGCCGGTCAGCGGCCCTTCTGA
- a CDS encoding DUF3197 domain-containing protein encodes MKIDEPLGVPGAPFDTLQAVQEVFTSEKVAGGQLIMITDQHGRRDQAQYAALIRVPGHAAELTAPAFGPQFGESGVLALRDLALWADTHGLVIKETVLSPGDFTRLVGEPDEAEVMRLIAAANPSDVGIYTTLPKKQDD; translated from the coding sequence ATGAAGATTGATGAGCCGCTGGGCGTTCCCGGAGCGCCGTTCGACACGTTACAAGCCGTTCAGGAGGTGTTCACCAGTGAAAAGGTGGCTGGGGGGCAGTTGATCATGATCACCGATCAGCACGGGCGGCGGGATCAGGCGCAGTACGCCGCGCTGATTCGTGTGCCGGGCCACGCGGCGGAGTTGACCGCCCCGGCCTTCGGGCCGCAGTTCGGGGAATCGGGGGTGCTGGCCCTGCGCGACCTGGCGCTGTGGGCCGACACGCACGGGCTGGTCATCAAGGAAACGGTGCTCAGCCCGGGGGATTTCACGCGTCTGGTCGGCGAACCGGACGAGGCCGAGGTGATGCGCCTGATCGCGGCAGCCAACCCCTCGGACGTGGGCATCTACACCACGCTGCCGAAAAAACAGGACGACTGA
- a CDS encoding DegV family protein: MTAPQFAVVTDGGLDAYTGLKNNVPVAPFSVIFGSESFRTHDIARTELYRRLEAGGPHPTSAQPTPQDWLQAYEQAAQRNVLAVTISSGLSGSLNSAEQSRRLFPGKLTIHDSRTLSAAQAFQVHAAQTAAERGESLETALQWIKQVADETELYFTIDTLEYLRRGGRIGRVAATLGGLLNLKPVIHVDKTTGTYENVGRARSYRAAIEAVVAQITRKYGEGTPLRVGFLYGNIQQDADVARELVAAHHPLLWDGQAPVNPVLNIHTGPRALGIAAAPGPWPWEK; this comes from the coding sequence ATGACCGCCCCCCAGTTTGCCGTGGTCACCGACGGTGGCCTCGACGCCTACACCGGCCTGAAGAACAACGTCCCGGTCGCACCCTTCTCGGTCATTTTCGGCAGCGAATCGTTCCGCACGCACGACATCGCGCGCACGGAACTGTACCGCCGTCTGGAGGCGGGCGGCCCGCACCCCACCAGCGCCCAGCCCACCCCGCAGGACTGGTTGCAGGCCTACGAGCAGGCTGCTCAGCGCAACGTCCTGGCGGTGACCATCAGCAGCGGGCTCAGCGGCAGCCTCAATTCCGCCGAGCAGAGCCGCCGCCTCTTTCCAGGGAAACTGACCATTCACGACTCGCGCACCCTCAGCGCCGCGCAGGCTTTTCAGGTGCACGCCGCGCAGACCGCCGCCGAACGCGGCGAGAGCCTCGAGACGGCCCTGCAGTGGATCAAGCAGGTGGCCGACGAAACCGAGCTTTACTTCACCATCGACACGCTGGAGTACCTGCGCCGGGGTGGCCGCATCGGGCGGGTGGCGGCCACCCTGGGGGGCCTGCTGAACCTGAAACCGGTCATTCACGTGGACAAGACCACCGGCACCTACGAGAACGTGGGCCGCGCCCGCAGTTACCGCGCCGCCATCGAGGCCGTGGTCGCGCAGATCACCCGGAAGTACGGCGAGGGCACGCCCCTGCGTGTGGGATTCCTCTACGGCAACATTCAGCAGGACGCCGACGTGGCCCGTGAACTGGTGGCGGCCCATCACCCCCTCCTCTGGGACGGCCAGGCCCCGGTGAACCCGGTGCTGAACATTCACACCGGCCCGCGCGCGCTGGGCATCGCGGCCGCGCCCGGCCCCTGGCCCTGGGAGAAGTAA
- the upp gene encoding uracil phosphoribosyltransferase — protein MVTVVSHPLVQHKLSIMRDERTGVKEFRELAGELSLLLAYEAMRDLETEPLRLRTPIQEGDFPVLSGRKLALVAILRAGLIMAESMVTLVPAAKVGHIGLYRDPETLQPVAYYNKLPSDIAERRVFLTDPMLATGGSASVAIQSLKDAGATSIKLMSILAAPEGIAVIERDHPDVGIVVAAVDEQLNDHGYIVPGLGDAGDRIYGTK, from the coding sequence ATGGTCACGGTCGTTTCTCATCCCCTGGTGCAGCACAAGCTCTCGATCATGCGTGACGAACGCACCGGAGTCAAGGAATTCCGCGAATTGGCGGGCGAATTGAGCCTGCTGCTGGCTTACGAGGCCATGCGCGACCTGGAAACCGAACCGCTGCGCCTGCGCACCCCCATTCAGGAGGGGGACTTCCCGGTGCTGAGCGGGCGCAAACTGGCGCTGGTGGCCATTTTGCGGGCGGGCCTGATCATGGCCGAGTCGATGGTCACCCTCGTTCCTGCCGCGAAAGTCGGGCACATCGGCCTGTACCGTGATCCTGAGACGCTGCAACCTGTCGCGTACTACAACAAACTGCCCAGCGACATCGCCGAGCGACGCGTGTTCCTGACCGACCCCATGCTGGCGACCGGCGGCAGTGCCAGCGTCGCCATTCAGAGCCTCAAGGATGCCGGGGCCACCAGCATTAAACTCATGAGCATCCTGGCCGCGCCCGAGGGCATCGCCGTGATCGAGCGCGATCATCCGGATGTGGGCATCGTGGTGGCTGCCGTCGACGAGCAGCTGAACGACCACGGCTACATCGTGCCGGGACTGGGGGACGCCGGCGACCGGATTTACGGCACGAAGTAA